The following are encoded together in the Panicum virgatum strain AP13 chromosome 6K, P.virgatum_v5, whole genome shotgun sequence genome:
- the LOC120712913 gene encoding berberine bridge enzyme-like Cyn d 4, producing the protein MKRASHKRKRSTNPTACPCVYKYLSCAPSFQHTAAIYASIMARTPMIALHLLVALCILSSVRTSSSAPSDVDGFIGCLSAAIPPSLIHTPATNSYSSLLLASVRNLRYVLPGTTRPLLIVAVTEPAHVQATVVCGRRHSVRIRTRSGGHDYEGLSYASVDPDQHFAVLDLGELRAISIDASRSEAWVGSGATLGELYYAAAAANQTFGFPAGNCPTVGVGGHLSGGGFGALSRKYGLSADQVIDAVVVDAEGRLLNRSTMGKDLFWAIRGGGGESFGVVLSWKVRLVAVPETVTVFSIRRLRNESAVDLITKWQAISPALPRDLYLRVLVQNQQANFIALFLGRCGGLVDTMRARFPELGMTEQDCQEMSWVKSTVFFFYNTADRPAEVLLDRRNANYYLKVKSDHVAEPIPGEALESIWTKWLEKPEAALIMLDPYGGRMRSIPPSATPFPHRDYLYQFQFFSFWFENGTAALERRLSWVRGVYEDLTPYVSKNPRAVYVNYRDLDIGTNELEGNVTSYAKARVWGEKYFKGNFKRLAAVKSMVDPDDFFRNEQSIPPLPAAKR; encoded by the coding sequence ATGAAGAGAGCTAGCCACAAACGAAAACGTTCAACGAACCCAACTGCATGCCCGTGTGTCTATAAATACCTCTCCTGCGCTCCAAGCTTCCAACACACAGCAGCCATTTACGCATCAATCATGGCACGAACACCCATGATCGCCTTGCACCTTCTCGTCGCCCTTTGCATCCTCTCCAGCGTAAGAACATCCTCTTCAGCTCCCAGCGATGTGGACGGATTCATCGGCTGCCTCTCCGCGGCCATTCCGCCTTCCCTCATCCACACCCCAGCGACCAACTCCTACTCTTCGCTCCTGCTGGCCTCCGTCCGGAACCTCCGCTACGTCTTGCCGGGCACCACGAGGCCGCTCCTGATCGTCGCGGTCACCGAGCCCGCCCATGTGCAGGCCACCGTGGtctgcggccgccgccacagcgTCCGCATCCGCACGCGCAGCGGCGGCCACGACTACGAGGGCCTCTCCTACGCCTCCGTCGACCCCGACCAGCACTTCGCCGTGCTCGACCTCGGCGAGCTCCGCGCGATCAGCATCGACGCCTCGAGATCCGAGGCCTGGGTCGGGTCAGGCGCGACGCTCGGCGAGCTCtactacgccgccgccgccgctaaccAGACGTTCGGGTTCCCCGCCGGCAACTGCCCcaccgtcggcgtcggcggccaccTGAGCGGCGGCGGGTTCGGCGCGCTGTCACGCAAGTACGGCCTCTCCGCCGACCAAGTCATCGacgcggtggtggtggacgcCGAGGGGAGGCTGCTGAACCGAAGCACCATGGGGAAGGACCTCTTCTGGGccatccgcggcggcggcggcgagagcttCGGCGTCGTCCTGTCCTGGAAGGTCCGGCTGGTGGCCGTGCCGGAGACCGTCACCGTGTTCAGCATCCGCCGGCTGCGGAACGAGTCCGCCGTCGACCTCATCACCAAGTGGCAGGCGATCTCGCCGGCGCTCCCCCGGGACCTCTACCTCCGCGTGCTGGTGCAGAACCAGCAGGCCAACTTCATCGCCCTGTTCCTCGGCCGGTGCGGCGGCCTCGTCGACACCATGCGAGCCCGCTTCCCGGAGCTCGGGATGACGGAGCAGGACTGCCAGGAGATGAGCTGGGTCAAGTCCaccgtcttcttcttctacaACACCGCCGACAGGCCGGCCGAGGTGCTCCTGGACCGGCGCAACGCCAACTACTACCTCAAGGTGAAGTCCGACCACGTCGCGGAGCCCATCCCGGGGGAGGCGCTGGAGAGCATCTGGACCaagtggctggagaagccggaGGCGGCGCTGATCATGCTTGACCCCTACGGCGGCCGGATGCGCAGCATCCCGCCGTCGGCGACGCCATTCCCGCACCGGGACTACCTCTACCAGTTCCAGTTCTTCTCCTTCTGGTTCGAGAacgggacggcggcgctggagcggcgGCTGAGCTGGGTGAGGGGGGTGTACGAGGACCTGACGCCGTACGTGTCCAAGAACCCCAGGGCTGTGTACGTGAACTACAGGGACCTGGACATCGGGACCAACGAGCTGGAGGGGAACGTGACCAGCTACGccaaggctagggtttggggggagAAGTACTTCAAGGGCAACTTCAAGAGGTTGGCGGCGGTGAAGAGCATGGTGGATCCTGACGACTTCTTCCGGAACGAGCAGAGCATCCCTCCTCTTCCTGCTGCGAAACGGTAG